The Arachis duranensis cultivar V14167 chromosome 9, aradu.V14167.gnm2.J7QH, whole genome shotgun sequence genomic sequence TCCAAAATTTCATCCAAGAGCAATTTTGAATGTACTCAGACCAAAAACAAATGctatcttctatttatttattttattatgagaATCTACAAAAGGCAATTCCTTTATGAAAGAGTGGGGCTACTTTGTTATTCTACCTCCTACCCACACCCACAAAACTCTTAACAATTGGAATCAAAGCATTTAAAAAAACCACTTTCTGCTGTTTCCTTTTGAATATCTAAAGTTGAAAATTATCAATGCCTATGCCAataaattctctctctctctctactattctgatttattttatttggattGCTTGCTTCTGTTTTCTTTATCCCAATGCTGTTTCTTTTTGGAAGCAAGGAAAGAATATGAAGGTTCTGAAATATTGTGGCTAAAAAAAAGGAATGAATTCATATTATAAttgcaaaatgaaaataattgatATACCGTTGGCATTCTATGaattaagaaattattatatatgagtGTCATTGAACAACAATCTTAATAAAGTATTATATACTTGTGATTACGTgcgatttatttatttatttatatattcaaCATCTCTATATGTTTGTATATGacttgatcttctttaattaatttatatgtttCTTGCAGATTAACATATATGTAaatctttgttgattggtatgaattttttcccaaaaaagtATATAAGCGTGGTCACAAAATTGAAGTCCAAATCAAAGTTATATATatctctatatatttttttcttccttgCTAAGACAAAGTTCATTCATGCATTGGCCAAAGAAGTCACAATAACGCTTAGTTGCGGTTCATGTTCCTTAGTGGGGGTATATATCCTGTGCTAAATCATAACTAgctacttctttttttttgaagagtAGCTAAATTGGACCCCTACTCTCCTTTTCATCACTCCATACCCAAaagaaaatcatataaaaatcaaaGATTAACTTAATCAAGATGGATTGAAGCAATGTTATAATGTTAGTTGTAAtgtaatagtaataataaccCTTTAATTTATTTCCATAAAAGATTAATAGCAAGAAACTATAATTCACTTGGTTGAGTATATTCAtctgtttaaataaatattaaatattaaattatattttgtgtagataaatctttaaataaaatttatatgtataatgGATTAATAGTTGACATGccgaatttaaaaaatattataaaaaaatcagatACTATGCATGGCACTTTGAATTCCAACCTCATCATATCATCACTTGATGCTTATCATCAAATTCTTTTTGCCTTcaccttttaatttattaaggCTGATCAACAATATGCATATTATTGTAGTGAATTTGACATTGACAAAAAGATAAACAGCCTGCGGTAAGTAAGTGCAAAAAGATAAGTTTCATTTGAATCTCTAAAAGCTACTTtcgttaaaaaaatattaactaataatttcATGCCAAGTGGAAGTCCATGATCGATCATGAGTtcattattattagtaataagTAACCTTATTAGCTTAACAAATTAATACCCATGCATGTTAATTAGTTCTTGTTGAACAAGGAAAAACCAAATTCGTTTTGTATGATAACAGAGTCTACACGTGTAATATATTGACATGCAGAAACCTATTTTAGAGACACAAGCTAGCTAGGTAAATTATAACCACATCCATAAGTTAGCTCACTCATCTATCATTGTCAATATGTgtgtttattttcttatcttattaTTAACACTCATTGCCaatttttaagataagcttGTGTTTAGGAATAATAATATGAGTGCTATGCAAATCGATAAAgtctaatatatataataaaattacttattttaaaaatttaaaataaaaaaatatatgaatgattatatttttagtatatttttaacataattttttttaatttgtctaAACTTTACATgagtgtatttttttatttgtttaattttatattgtttttcttttttttttggagttaaacaaaaatcaaattttagatttttatcacaaaaaatttaatattatattataaaattattttttttaaattaaattaataaaataattatatctctgaCAATATAATACATTTTCCGATCATAATATCTCTTACAATATTTCCTTAATTTATATTCTGTAAGAGATTGGGCATGCATAGTTTGGTGTTATCTAGGAAAATATAATATTGAAAGATATCTTTggactttgaaaaaaaatgaaatacttTTGTCACAACCTCTAAATTCACGTAAGAATTGAAGGCGACTAAGAATCATACTTTAGTAATGTATGCAATAATTTAGTAATTCTTATATTGATGTGGTCATATGTTAATTGCAGTGATAAGATTTTACAGAATCAACCATCACGAGTGCATTAAAATTCCATCTTATTGCCTAACCCTGATTGTCCCTTTTGTTATAGAATCTTAAGATTAAAGGAAATGAAAGATATGATGATGTTCACTGTTTGACAAACATGACAAcaaattgttattttattttatttgatgaaAGGAAACCTATTGTAACATGATGGTATgatcataattaaattattttatgcaTAATAATCGATGAGGGTAAAAAGTCTAATTATTTTACACCTAGCTACATGCACCACCCTATTAAATTAGTGTATatgattaatgattaattttatccTCTGCCATCAATCATGGTTACTTGCTTTATGGTGGAATCAAAATATATCCTTTTGGGTATTGGATGTCTATTTTAAGAATCGTTTATTCGTTAAAGTGCTTTTGCTCTTGCAATTAATAGTGCTTCTTGCTGCATGGCCCTGTCTAGCTTCTATATTCTATTTGGCAGATACAGTAACAATCATATATATAGTTTGTTTGAATCATTACTAACTAAATAGTAAATACTGTCACTTATAAAAGATTtagacattttttttcttctattttttgctTTTCATTCATCAGTTGTGACTTTAATTATTGCTTTGTAGATTTTGTATGTTAGTTgttaaaagatatataaataattatttatcttcttctatcaatttaaatatttagaagaaatgaatttacgatatattataataatttttatgacaaaaaaaaattatatttcaatttttgttaaattctaaaagaaatttttagtacaagataaatgaaaaaaaaagaaagtgtgtataaattttatgtaaacacaaaaaaaaaaataatataaataaacacataaaaaaatataactatttatatacCTCTTTTAATcgacttaaattaaaaaaaaaaattaactccaaaataaatacatatatataaagatgGATATTATAATAATGATGTCTTCACATGAAAATCACGACATAAAGATGATTAAAGTATCCAACAAAGATAGAAGTAGTACTAGTGTAGTAGTAACTAAGAAAATGATGAGATTATATTAGAGTGgttactactaataataaggaagcATGGATAATTAAGAAGAGATTACATGATGGAACAGGAATTAGGATTATCATCACTGAAGAGAGTAGCAAGCTTCTCATGGGGAGCATTGGGGTTAGGGAGGGCGAGATCAGTGTTCTTGACATAACCAGAAGGAGCCTTCTTGTCATAAGCTTGAGCAACAAAAGGGTATGCAACCAAGTTATATTGAATGTAAGGCCAGAACTCTGCTCTCTTCCCTGTGCTCTGCACTTTCTTCAGAACTCTGTTTCTATCCACATACCCTGTCACTGTTACCTTGCTCTGTTTCCTATTCACCTCCACTTGTTTCACTCCTTTCATGTTTGCAACTGAGTTTCTTACTCTCCTCTCACACCCATCACAGTCCATCTTCACCTTTATTTCCACCGTCTGCATTGGCTTCCGTTTCTTTCTTGGGGTCCTCGACACTGAGAAGTATTCTGAAAGGAAATCAAGAGCACCCATTTTTATTTCTTCAACAACACAAGACTTGAGTTATTGTGTGTGTTATTGTTTTCCACAAGCTATGGGAAATGCTCTTATtcctttatatatatagagCAAAGTTGTGTGCGCAAATTCTGCTCAATTTTaggttaataatattataaaatcgATTTGGTAGAAATTCAGGTACAGTCAACTTTACGTGAAATTGATAACTcagagccgttagatgatttgactgatttgactaaattttcatttaaaggCACCTAAGTTTTCACCAATCGACTATATTatatgtacattaaaattagctattaaaatcagttattactataaaatatatattaaaatataatacaaattaaaataaattaaatcatatatttatttatattttatacataaatacatttagtaactgattttagtaattgattttcacgtgcaaataataattttgttataatataTAGTGGCTTAGATATTCACATTATTTGTGTCGCTAATCATGTTTCTCTCCTACGCAAGAGTATATATCAATCATAAAGGACAACTTGGCATTATTCACCTCTAAGCTAGCtatcttatattattattttcaactaTGCTatgttagtataaaatatacgtagaatataaatatatattaaaaataaattaaatgatatatattaatatataaatatatttaatgactaattttagtatataaataatatttttatattattttatatatttgacAACAATAGACAAAAATGATTGAATTCAACacgttaattaattaattcctgTGATATATTCTCATGTCGTATATAGCTTAGCTGTTTTCTTTTGCTCAAAGTAACGTGGTAATAACATACAGTTGTTAATAGagttggttttgaattttttttttctaagttgaTTTTTCTCTTGGTAGTGATTATtaacaattatttaaataacgTGTTCTAAAAAGCTTAAGTTAATAACttaatattaaaagtataaaattgaatcaacaagtaaattaaaaaatttaagaaaaaaaaaattaaattattcaaattaatagataaaaaattaatgattttaattattattaattaaaatgatactgaattttttaaactaatagaaaatatatattttttaattttaattttcaataagtttaatttaaaaatttaaaaataaaataagaattattaaactaaaaatagaacaattagtaataaaaattaataattaaaaaagtagaaaataatattataaaatttttaaaaaatgataaaaaataaaacaatactctattaattttttttaacaagttttAAAATTGGTATCGGAGTTAAGGTAATGATTTCAAGGATATAACAACACTTTATAATAAGAATAACACTTTTAATTATATCACAtatcaaaaatttaatatatgataatttatttaatagacgagattaagcatttttatttaaaaatattttaaaaagaaaatttagagAGTTAGTAActaatcaataaaagaaaaacgagtaatttcacactattaaaaattgGGAGCCACTTAGATACgcttaaaacgtctttttttaaagatgtttttaaataattaaaattcaatacatatgattaattaaactatattatttttatcaaaagtatatcagataaattaatttggtcaaaaaatcgataaattatatcttaaattgatctaaattaatatttttttataaaaaatagttataatatttattttataaaaaataaataaaatatttttatataaaaatcctaaattctaacccttttctttttttgtgtcGTTATAGAGttagaatttaagatttttaaaattaaaaaaatatataataaaaatatttttgtcattttctataataagaTTATTGTagccattttttataaaaaaatattaatttaaattagttcaaAGTTtggtttatcaatttttttaccaaatcaatttatctgaattaattttgacaaaataatataatttaattaattatatgtattaaattttagttattaacaaacatttttaaaaaaaacgttttaagtatttttattaaaatatctcccttaaaaaataaaaacaataataataactaattgatGACTATAAATTATAAAACCTGTTAAACTCTTCTATTTTAAACATCTTTACTTGAATTTCCACAGTTTAATTAACCACACCAGCTGTAAATACCCCCTGCAAACACGCAtgcatacaaaaaaaaaataggaaaagggAAAATAATATTAGTAGCATTAATCAATCATTATCGAGTGGTATTATCTTTACCTAATCACGGCAAGGGGACGAAAACGATGAATAATGTTTCTAATCAGTAAATCCCACgtaaactaatattttgaagtGGCCACCAATTCAAGGTCCTGATGCTAAACGTGTGAAGAAACGGAGTTAATATTGTTTTAAGAGAAAAACTATGACTAAAACAAGAGAAATCATcgttcaataataataataatatacacattaaaaatcagaatttacatattttaatatatattctacgTTATAATTGAATTGAGATTAAATAAACCTAATTCAACttagatctaattaaaaaatagtttatatttataaattattttagagattttatttttaaaagagtaGAAATTATAACAAGAGTAGTTAAGAGCAAAAGaattcttcaataatttttttaaacaatataaataactattaattaaattaaaatacactaTATTTCTAAATTATTCGTCTAAATTCCaatattagaataaccatctatacatctaataaaataaatattcgatatatctattattcatattgtttaatatttttattgtaatcctatactttttctaattattttcaTCATCTACGGTAAGAAACTATAGAAAATCACGTCTATCCACGCgattaattcaaaatatttgtGGTGATTATTATGTTTTGATATACGTAGattgatatgtatgttgatgttgctttcaaaaattaatagttGAATCACAGCTGGTTAATGATGTGGAGGCTCAGCAGATCAAGTATGTTGCATTTGCATGCATGAGACGCCAGGGCACAATGAAAGGTTGCCACCACTTCAATTTTGATGGCTATTATTCCACCTTTTAATTTGAGTTGTAACTATGTTAGTAGCTACCTACATTTCATACTAACACAAAGTCAATGCCagcatttattatatatttatataccaTAGTAGTATTAATACTCCATACAACTTGAATCGGAGTAGGTAAAACTGATTTGACTTTTACGTttgatcatcttgtagttgcgGCTTTGgctctaataattaattttttaattagaagataaaaaaaattactatacTAGTATATACAAAGCAATAATAGACTCTGTATATGTATAGAAGATCTCATTACGTAATCATTATCACCATTGATTGATGCATGATGATCAAGTATATATATAgatctcaatcattcaatcaAACAAAATGTTACTACTCATTCGGATTTTGGACTTTAATAAATTGAGAACACGTCAAAGCCATTGAATTgaaatgcatatatatacatctaATATGATATATGATTGTTGATTTTTGTTGTAACTTGTCCcatgtatgtatatattgtaTGATATTATATTGCTtattattgaagaaaaaatgATTGATTAGAGATGGGTCCGTCTCTCTCCGTGCATTATATGCAGACACAAAAACACAGAATGGCAATCATTCAACTACATATGATTGTTGTTGTCACTGTCTCTTGTTGTGGCCTCAATTATTTATCAAAGTGTCACAATCCAATTACATATACATATTTCTGCACAGTATAGTATATAAGATGGAGCAACCTTCTGGGCGGTTCTATCAATGTATGTTCTGTTCTTCCCTCCGCAAATCACAAATGTTATTAGGAGCATGATTAAACGTGTGAATAAGTGTGGCTAGCGCCGTGCCATTAAATGAATGAATGATAGTACTATGCGTGAATATGATCCAAGAAGAATTCAAAATATATAGCACTACTTGCCATAAATATTTGTATGTATTATGTTCGTGTTTTAGAAACATTTACAACtacttatttataattttatggcTTAAAATTGAgtcatatttttctataataattGCATAATCGTATAGTTAACCAATTTCTCATATGTTCATTGAAGATATTGTCTGAATGCACAATacttttttaatgaatttgtaAATCAGTTTTATACGAGCATTTAATAACACAACACGAGcatcatagaaaataataattatttttattgactgCGTAATATTGTGATAAGATAGTCTTGGTGGATGACCATTTTCCCACAAGGCTCAGGTTTTCAAGGAGAATATTATTTAATGAAGTTTGAAAACCTACTACCATATATGCTTATAAATAGAGGCTATTTGTCTCTGAAAAAGTAAGAGCAATAAACAAAtcacttctttctctttctttatgTTGCTaatactttctctctctttatattAAACTTTTCTCCTCCCTCTTTCATACGCTACTAATATATAATAGCAATAAATATATAAGTTtcttctattattatattatgataATTATATTAGTGAATATCAAAATTAGAGTCTTATATTTATACTTATTTactttatatattatatcttcattagttatttatttattttacaacacgttatcagcacgaagTTCTAACGAAATTATTAGAAGActtcaggtaacaaatttttattatgttgaatctctttcatcttgaatataatgcttttgatatatctggaaataattatttaccatggatattagatgctgaaatccatcttgattcaatggatcttgaagATACCATTGaggctgaaaataatacatcccagaaggataaagatAAAGCCATATTTTTCCTTCGTCATCATCTTGaagtatgattgaaaaatgaataccccacattaaaagatcctgcagatctgtgAAAAGAccttgaaaaatatataatcatgaaaaaacggtgatacttcctcaaacccgatatgttagagaaaatttttttgacctTCCATGCctctcgaatgtgctcctgcagaagtagtatcgagaaaaagaatttaaaaatattctgagttaatttcttgccttcttgttgctgaacgcaacaatgaatTACTTTTAAAGAATTATGAAGCGCGCCCagctggcgccgccccatttcctgaagcaaATGCGACAAATTATAACCTCAGAAGAGGTAAATAGCAAGATTTTGGtagcaagaaaaattatggaaggaaaataaattatattcacaaaggatctcaccagaagtgaaacaaagaaagaaataatgggtaaagtaaatcaattgaggataaatgTTTCGTTGTgatggaaagggccattggtcacgtacctgtcgtaccccaaggcacctagtttATCTTGATCAAGTATCCTTGAAAAGggatgacaaaggaaaggaaacaatttttgtttcaaataatgaaaattctaccactcattatgatgtatctaatttctttaaggATTCTGAAAGAAATATTGACtgtttgatcaatgatggaatagtttgatatgtgtatgtgtttgttaagtattcatgtgaataattttactgtgcatgtacttctactcattttattattattatcatttgtctttaaagaaaaatggcaaggacatatcctgaagatatttgccttgcggatagtgcaagttcgcacactattcttaaaagtactatatattttacccatcttgtgccaaaagaggaatatgttaatactattattggctcgggcaatgtgatagaaggctccggaagagctataattttgtttcttggaggaacaaaattcataataaataatgcactattgtctaccaagtctcgaagaaacttgttgagttttaaagatattcaccgaaatggatatcatattgagactatgaatgagggaaatcatgagtacttatgtatcacaactcatgattcaaataagaaagttatattagaaaagttgccctcactttcatctgggttgtattataccaagattagtgcaattgaatcacatgccactgtaaactagaagtttactagcctaaatgaattcataacttgacACGATAGATTGGGTtatccgggaacaaccatgatgaggagaattattgaaaactctcgtggacattcactaaagaaccagaagattcttaaatctagtgaattttcttgtgctgcatgttctcaagggaagttaattttaaggccatcaccagtaaagattggatttgagtcccctgaattcctagaaaggattcaaggtgatatatgtggacctattcatccaccatgtggatcttttaaatattttatggtcctaatagatgcatcttcgagatggtcacatgtgtgcttattatcttctcgcaacctggcgtttgcgagattattggctcaaattattcgattaaaagcacaatttccagaaaatccaatcaaagcaattcgtcttgataatgctggtgaatttacttcccaagcttatgatgcttattgtatggctaatggaataagtgttgaacatccagtagcttatgttcacacacaaaatgggttagcagaatcacttattaagcgcctccaattaattgctagacccttgcttatgagaacaaatcttccaacctcggtttgggggcatgctattttacatgccgcagcacttattcgtttgaggccaacgagttactatcagttctctcctatgcaattagcttttggccagcagccaaatgtttcccatttaagaatatttgggtgcgcgatatatgttcccattgcgcCACCTAATCGCActaaaatgggaccccaaagaaaattggggatatatgttggatatgattctccctctatagtgaggtatcttgagatacaaactggtgatgtatttaaagcccggtttgcggattgtcattttgatgaatcaaaatttccaacattagggggagagactaagcttcctgaaaaggaacttaactggaatgcatcatcgttgatgcatttagatcctcgatcagggcaatgtgaactggaagttcaaaagattatacatttgcaaagaatagcaaatgaatttcCTAATTcattttctgatacaaagaggattaccaaatcttatataccagcggaaaatgccccaattcgaattgatgtcccagtagaacaagtagccactgaagcaaattcacgccagaagcgtggtagggcgaaaaatgccccaattcgaattgatgtcccagtaggacaaatagcccactgaagcaaatacacgccagaagcgtggcaggcctgtcggtttcaaagacaaaaatcctcgaaagagaaaagaggtaaatacgatttctgttgaaaaagacatagtaaagacacctgcagttgtccaaaattctgatataacgccagaagacgttcaggtacctgaaaattgtgaaaatgacgagatctcgataaattatgtctttacaggagagaaatgggaccgaaataagacagttgtcaatgaaatatttgcatataatgtggcattaaatatcatgcatgaaagtaaaaaTCTTGAGCCAATATCAgttgaagaatgtcgacaaagaaatgattggccaaaatgggaggcagccatgaaggctgaattagactcactcgcaaaacgtgaagtctttggacttgtagtccgtacacctgcagatgtaaaacctgttggatacaaatGGGTATTTGtaagaaaacgaaatgagaaaaatgaagtcgTGCGCTACAAAGCctgacttgtggcacaaggtttttcacaaaggcccagtatagattatgaagaaacgtattcccctgtagtggatgcgataactttgcgttatttggtcagctTATCTGCATTTCATAAaatgcatatgcatttaatggatgtggtaacagcctatttatacggctcattagatcgggatatttatatgaaagtccctgaaggattaaagatatctaaaccatccaatgaatattcgcaatggttatactcagttaaattgcaaagatctttatatggtctaaagcaatctggacgaatgtggtataatcgtcttactgagtatctggcaaAAAATGGatttaagaatgatgatattTGCCCATGTGtttttataaagaaaactacagctgggttcattataattgctatgtatgttgatgatttaaatatcattgggactcctgaagagattccaacaattataaaaactctaaaagaagagtttgagatgaaagatcttggaaagactaaattttgtctcggcctgcagatcgagcatataaaagacgggatctttattcatcaaacaacatacacagaNNNNNNNNNNNNNNNNNNNNNNNNNNNNNNNNNNNNNNNNNNNNNNNNNNNNNNNNTTGGAtgtgaaaaaggatcaattccgtcctaaagaagaaaatgaagatatccttggtcctgaagtaccatatcttagtacTATTGGGGCACTAATATATCTTGCTAACAATACGcgacccgatatatcatttgctgtgaatttactagcaagatatagttcctctccaaccagaagacattggagtggaatcaaacaaatttttcgatatcttcatgggacGGTTGATATAGGATTgctttatccctatggatccaagtcacaactagttggctatgcagatgctggatacttgtctgatccacataaaaggagatctcaaacaggatacctgttcacatatggtggtacagctatatcttGGAGGTCTACGAAACAGACGATTgctgcaacatcctctaatcatgctgaaatactggcgattcatgaagctaatcgcgagtgtttttggctgaggagtctgattcaatatattctgtcatcatgtggactgattgatcataagatagctccaaccgtcctgtttgaagataatacagcatgcattgctcaacttaagggtggatacatcaaaggtgatagaacaaagcatatttctcctaaattcttcttcactcatgatcttcaaaatcaagagacgattgatgtccaacagatccgctcaagcgACAATCTGGcatatttatttacaaaatcactcccaaaatcctctttTGAAAGATtagtacatgagattgggatgcaccgatttcgagacattaaatgatgtcggcatgagggggagactgtactcttttttccttggacaggtttttttcccattgggtttttcttggcaaggtttttaatgaggcagtcctcatcacaaaggatattgtactctttttccttcactaaggtttttcccacagggtttttctttagtaaggttttaacgaggcataatcctaaatggtcatccaaggggGAGTATTGTGATAAGATAGCCTT encodes the following:
- the LOC107467473 gene encoding heavy metal-associated isoprenylated plant protein 22, whose amino-acid sequence is MGALDFLSEYFSVSRTPRKKRKPMQTVEIKVKMDCDGCERRVRNSVANMKGVKQVEVNRKQSKVTVTGYVDRNRVLKKVQSTGKRAEFWPYIQYNLVAYPFVAQAYDKKAPSGYVKNTDLALPNPNAPHEKLATLFSDDNPNSCSIM